In Lysinibacillus sp. FSL M8-0337, the following proteins share a genomic window:
- a CDS encoding glycosyltransferase: MSILLGFCIWTIINLTFLPNLKSDFTLHEYPLISVLVPMRNEARNVQKCIAMLKNIRYENIEIIIYEDQSTDSTYSLLLQEIGDDTRFQVIRGEPLKEGWIGKVHACYQLRQHAHGRFLAFIDADVTLHQHTLTYAIARAKQYNASLVTGFPKFYYTNWLDKMLIPMMHFIVYFHLPIALANYTKIQATTAANGAFMFFETASYDHVGGHAAVKSSLVEDIHIAQRLKRHGYRVLLTNVTDCVHCHMYETSKETWEGFSKNIFVGIGRSIPMAMGLTLFYSLLYIVPLIFGVYGVTTWQPLFILPFIITVIHKMICDIASKTPIVYSLGISGSVVALLCILWRSVVLSKTGGAYTWKGRSYK, encoded by the coding sequence ATGAGCATCTTACTAGGTTTTTGCATATGGACGATTATAAATCTTACTTTCTTACCTAACTTAAAAAGTGACTTCACCTTGCATGAATATCCCTTGATTTCAGTCTTAGTGCCGATGAGAAATGAAGCAAGAAATGTGCAAAAATGTATTGCCATGCTGAAAAATATTCGCTATGAAAATATAGAAATAATAATTTATGAAGATCAATCGACTGATAGCACATATTCATTATTACTTCAAGAAATTGGGGATGATACTAGATTTCAAGTTATTCGTGGCGAACCATTAAAGGAAGGCTGGATTGGAAAAGTACACGCCTGTTATCAGCTCCGTCAACATGCACATGGTCGTTTCTTAGCTTTTATCGATGCAGATGTGACACTTCATCAACATACGCTTACTTATGCAATAGCAAGAGCTAAACAATACAATGCGTCACTAGTTACAGGGTTTCCAAAATTCTATTATACAAATTGGCTTGATAAAATGCTTATTCCAATGATGCATTTTATTGTCTATTTCCATTTACCAATTGCTCTTGCAAACTATACCAAAATTCAGGCTACCACAGCTGCAAATGGAGCATTTATGTTTTTTGAAACGGCAAGTTATGACCATGTAGGCGGACATGCGGCAGTAAAAAGCTCTTTAGTAGAAGATATACATATTGCACAAAGGCTGAAACGGCATGGCTATCGTGTATTACTGACCAATGTTACGGATTGTGTGCATTGTCATATGTATGAAACGAGTAAAGAGACGTGGGAAGGTTTTTCTAAAAATATTTTTGTAGGAATTGGTCGATCGATCCCAATGGCAATGGGCTTAACATTATTTTATTCGCTATTGTATATCGTGCCATTGATCTTTGGTGTGTATGGTGTGACGACATGGCAACCACTTTTCATACTTCCTTTTATTATCACAGTTATACACAAAATGATTTGTGATATAGCAAGTAAAACACCAATCGTTTATAGTTTGGGTATTTCGGGGTCTGTTGTGGCGTTGTTATGTATTTTATGGCGTTCAGTTGTGTTATCGAAAACAGGGGGAGCTTATACTTGGAAAGGCAGGTCTTATAAATGA
- the crtI gene encoding phytoene desaturase family protein gives MKVSIIGGGLGGLACAISLAHKGYDVHLFEKNSTLGGKMRPITLGDYYFDFGPNTITMPYVFNQVIEQTGVDAAPYFRFVEVQPHMKNVGVNGETFYLSNNRAFMIRQLQHLDPHGAKNYPAFITEISRLYFLARQHFLNKAFLSKKDFISPKLANALIAVRPFETLEKFLQRYFTNPFVLQCFMRYATYIGSSPYKTPATFAMIAYLELVEGVYYVPGGTASIAKGFERRARELGVKIYTNSEVTNIDIDNGVAKSIELKQGEKIFSDLLVVNADILQAMPTLMDSSLHAKKKQITPSSSVFVILAGLNKKIASLKHHNVFFSPNYFNEFEQLFEQKVYVDEPTIYICNSSKTDVTRSPKGDNLLILVNAPAGQTPPDQYDEKIMKQLERYSIYIKDAIVQKQIITPQTIAQDFNSYQGALYGYASNSFRSAFFRHPNKSSIASNLYFVGGSTHPGGGSPLVTLGGMHVADAIVNQH, from the coding sequence ATGAAGGTTAGTATTATTGGTGGTGGGTTAGGCGGGCTTGCCTGTGCCATTTCACTTGCACATAAAGGATATGATGTGCATTTATTTGAGAAAAATAGTACGTTGGGCGGTAAAATGCGACCAATTACGTTAGGTGACTACTATTTTGATTTTGGACCGAATACGATAACGATGCCCTATGTCTTTAATCAAGTAATTGAACAAACAGGTGTTGATGCAGCCCCTTATTTTCGCTTTGTGGAGGTACAACCACATATGAAAAATGTAGGAGTAAATGGCGAAACATTTTATTTGTCAAATAATCGAGCGTTTATGATTCGTCAGTTACAGCATTTAGATCCACATGGGGCAAAAAATTATCCAGCCTTTATTACAGAAATATCTCGACTATACTTTTTAGCAAGACAGCATTTTTTAAATAAAGCTTTTCTATCAAAAAAGGATTTTATATCTCCGAAACTAGCCAACGCGCTTATAGCAGTTCGACCCTTTGAAACATTGGAAAAGTTTTTGCAACGTTATTTTACGAATCCTTTTGTTTTGCAATGTTTTATGCGCTATGCAACGTATATTGGGTCGTCTCCGTATAAGACACCTGCCACATTTGCGATGATTGCTTATTTAGAACTTGTGGAAGGCGTTTATTATGTACCGGGTGGGACAGCTTCAATTGCCAAAGGTTTTGAAAGGCGTGCACGCGAGCTTGGGGTGAAAATTTATACGAACAGTGAAGTAACAAATATTGATATAGACAATGGTGTAGCAAAAAGTATTGAACTCAAACAGGGTGAGAAAATTTTTAGTGACTTATTGGTAGTCAATGCAGATATTTTACAGGCAATGCCAACGTTAATGGACAGTAGCTTACACGCAAAGAAGAAGCAGATTACTCCATCGTCCTCGGTTTTCGTTATTCTAGCAGGCTTAAATAAAAAGATAGCATCTTTGAAACATCATAATGTCTTTTTCTCACCAAACTATTTTAACGAGTTTGAGCAACTATTTGAGCAAAAGGTTTATGTAGACGAGCCGACAATTTACATTTGCAATTCATCTAAAACAGATGTGACTCGTTCTCCTAAAGGCGATAATTTGCTTATTTTAGTGAATGCACCCGCTGGGCAAACACCACCTGACCAATATGATGAAAAAATAATGAAACAACTTGAGCGATATAGCATTTATATAAAAGACGCCATTGTACAAAAGCAAATTATTACGCCACAAACGATTGCACAAGATTTCAATAGCTATCAAGGTGCTTTATATGGGTATGCATCCAATAGTTTTCGCAGTGCTTTTTTTCGTCATCCCAATAAGAGTTCGATTGCATCAAACTTATACTTTGTAGGTGGCAGTACGCATCCAGGAGGGGGATCACCTCTTGTGACATTAGGTGGTATGCATGTAGCCGATGCAATTGTCAATCAACATTAG
- a CDS encoding tautomerase family protein, with protein MGQVKIYGMKDSLNPIKATLSTIIHACMMEALALPSDKKFHRIFPMDKEDFFFPSDRSDAYTIIEISMFEGRTVETKKQLFTLLFDKIHSELRIAPQDIEITIFETPKHNWGIRGLPGDELTLTYNVNI; from the coding sequence ATGGGGCAAGTTAAAATATATGGTATGAAAGATAGCTTAAATCCTATTAAGGCAACATTATCGACGATTATTCATGCATGTATGATGGAGGCACTTGCATTGCCTTCAGATAAGAAATTTCATCGTATTTTTCCGATGGATAAAGAAGATTTTTTCTTTCCAAGTGATAGAAGTGATGCCTATACCATTATTGAAATAAGCATGTTTGAAGGTCGAACAGTGGAAACGAAAAAGCAATTATTTACATTGCTATTTGACAAGATTCATAGTGAACTGCGTATAGCGCCTCAAGATATCGAAATTACGATTTTTGAAACGCCAAAGCATAATTGGGGAATAAGGGGACTGCCTGGAGATGAGTTAACATTAACTTATAACGTAAATATATGA
- a CDS encoding branched-chain amino acid aminotransferase produces the protein MTMLEIKKELTTNPKEKPAVDQLGFGQFFTDHMFIVDYTEGMGWHDPRIIPYQPLSIDPSAMVFHYGQAVFEGLKAYATVDNGVLLFRPDRNFNRLNHSNERIVIPAIDEELALEALKQLVTLDREWVPTAPGTSLYIRPFIIATEPHLGVHPSNSYQFIIIMSPSGSYYKEGINPVKIMVEQHFVRAVVGGTGEAKTAGNYASALKGQEIAHKEGYSQTLWLDGKEHRYIEEVGSMNIFFKINGTVITPALNGSILPGITRDSMLHVLKAKNIPVEERRISIDEVVEAYHNGTLEEAFGTGTAAVISPVGELKWRDEKILINNGEIGEISQMLYDTLTGIQNGTLEDSFGWTIKL, from the coding sequence ATGACGATGTTAGAAATTAAAAAAGAATTAACAACAAACCCAAAAGAAAAACCTGCAGTAGACCAATTAGGGTTCGGACAATTTTTTACAGATCACATGTTTATAGTCGATTATACAGAAGGAATGGGATGGCATGATCCACGCATTATCCCGTATCAGCCGCTTTCTATCGATCCATCAGCAATGGTCTTCCATTATGGACAAGCTGTATTTGAAGGCTTAAAAGCTTATGCAACAGTAGATAACGGAGTTCTATTATTCCGCCCAGACCGTAATTTCAACCGCTTAAATCATTCAAATGAGCGTATCGTCATTCCAGCAATTGATGAAGAACTTGCATTAGAGGCGTTAAAGCAATTAGTAACATTGGATCGCGAATGGGTTCCAACTGCACCAGGAACATCTCTTTATATCCGTCCATTTATTATTGCAACTGAGCCTCACTTGGGCGTACACCCTTCGAATAGTTATCAATTTATTATCATTATGTCGCCATCGGGTTCTTACTACAAAGAAGGCATTAATCCAGTCAAAATCATGGTGGAACAGCACTTTGTACGGGCTGTCGTGGGGGGAACTGGCGAAGCAAAAACCGCTGGTAACTATGCAAGTGCCCTGAAAGGACAAGAAATTGCGCATAAGGAAGGCTACTCTCAAACATTATGGCTTGACGGCAAGGAACACCGTTACATTGAAGAAGTAGGAAGCATGAATATTTTCTTCAAAATAAATGGTACTGTAATTACGCCAGCATTAAACGGAAGCATCTTACCAGGTATTACGCGTGACTCGATGCTGCACGTATTAAAAGCAAAAAACATCCCAGTCGAAGAACGTCGTATTTCAATTGATGAAGTGGTTGAAGCCTATCATAACGGCACTTTGGAAGAAGCATTTGGTACGGGCACGGCAGCGGTTATTTCACCTGTCGGAGAGTTGAAATGGCGCGACGAAAAAATTCTAATTAACAACGGTGAAATTGGTGAAATTTCACAAATGCTTTACGATACATTAACAGGCATCCAAAATGGCACGCTTGAAGATTCATTCGGTTGGACAATTAAATTATAG
- a CDS encoding AraC family transcriptional regulator: MSWIESIQKAINYIEEHLHESITMEQIAQEVNASVFHFQRTFSILTDMSIADYIRRRRLTLAAQELINTDSKVIDIAYKYGYDSPEAFTKAFRKQHNVTPSEVRKQQGPLQSYNRLIIQVTLKGAEPMKYNIVEKEKFQVVGVKRTYNCQTGENLQGIPQFWNELNGQGMDEQLFTLNNGQIKGVLGVCVPDENYKDNHLIDYWIATDHVGEVPENMLAMEVPASKWVVFEVRGPMPDAMQNAWKKIFSEWFPSNPYEPAGTAELEVYTDEDPTSENLYSEIWIPIK, from the coding sequence TTGAGTTGGATTGAGTCGATTCAAAAGGCAATAAATTATATAGAAGAGCATTTACATGAAAGCATTACGATGGAACAAATAGCACAAGAAGTAAATGCCTCTGTTTTTCATTTTCAACGGACATTTTCTATTTTAACAGATATGTCTATCGCAGATTATATTAGACGAAGAAGATTAACGTTGGCTGCCCAAGAGTTAATCAATACGGATAGTAAAGTAATCGACATCGCCTACAAATATGGCTACGACTCTCCTGAAGCATTTACCAAAGCGTTTCGTAAGCAGCATAATGTAACGCCAAGTGAAGTACGTAAACAGCAAGGACCATTACAATCATACAATCGCCTGATTATCCAGGTGACTTTGAAGGGAGCAGAACCAATGAAATATAACATTGTAGAGAAAGAAAAGTTTCAAGTTGTGGGTGTCAAAAGAACGTATAATTGCCAAACAGGTGAGAATTTACAAGGCATACCTCAATTTTGGAATGAACTAAATGGGCAAGGTATGGACGAGCAATTATTTACTTTAAACAACGGGCAAATCAAAGGGGTACTGGGTGTGTGTGTACCAGATGAAAACTATAAGGATAATCATTTAATAGACTATTGGATTGCAACGGATCACGTAGGGGAAGTACCTGAAAATATGTTAGCAATGGAAGTACCAGCATCGAAATGGGTTGTCTTTGAAGTGCGAGGCCCGATGCCAGATGCAATGCAAAATGCTTGGAAGAAAATTTTCTCGGAATGGTTCCCATCCAATCCATATGAACCTGCTGGAACAGCTGAATTAGAGGTTTATACGGATGAAGACCCTACAAGTGAAAATTTATATTCGGAAATTTGGATACCGATTAAGTAG
- a CDS encoding recombinase family protein, whose amino-acid sequence MSRVIGYGRVSTHEQNLDMQYQAIEQYALEKGMSLVFFSEKISSRKDKRIELQNALKAAVEDDIFVVYKLYRLARSTKELYELTELFQKKGIHFVSLSDSFDTTTPTGKAMFGMLAVFAEFERDIIQQRTKAGLEAARKRGRIGGRPKIEEVTKRRVVALFESGESAIDIAKAYGISRATVYNIINDENRA is encoded by the coding sequence ATGAGTAGAGTTATTGGTTATGGTCGTGTAAGTACTCATGAGCAAAATTTGGATATGCAATATCAGGCTATTGAGCAGTATGCTCTAGAAAAAGGTATGTCTTTAGTTTTTTTTTCTGAGAAGATTTCATCTAGAAAAGATAAACGTATCGAACTTCAAAATGCATTAAAGGCTGCAGTTGAAGATGATATTTTTGTAGTTTATAAATTGTATCGTTTAGCAAGATCCACTAAAGAATTATATGAGTTAACTGAATTGTTTCAGAAAAAAGGTATTCATTTTGTAAGTTTAAGTGATTCTTTTGATACAACAACTCCTACAGGAAAGGCTATGTTTGGTATGCTGGCTGTTTTTGCTGAATTTGAACGTGATATTATACAACAACGTACTAAGGCAGGTTTAGAAGCAGCTAGAAAGCGTGGCCGAATTGGTGGTAGACCTAAGATAGAGGAAGTTACGAAAAGAAGAGTTGTTGCATTATTTGAATCTGGTGAAAGTGCAATAGATATTGCAAAAGCATATGGTATTAGTCGAGCTACAGTTTATAATATAATAAATGATGAAAATAGAGCATAA